In the genome of Kallotenue papyrolyticum, the window GCGGGCGCAAAACGCGGCCTGATCTCAAGGTCGGCGTCTGCGGCGAGCACGGCGGCGAGCCCAGCTCGGTGACCTTCTTTGCCAAAGTTGGCCTGAACTACGTCTCGTGCTCGCCCTTCCGCGTGCCGATCGCGCGCCTGGCCGCGGCGCAGGCAGCCCTGGGCGAGGCCAAGCGCGATAAGTAGCGTCCGTTGCGATCACCGGCGACGCGGTCAGGGGGTGCCTGACCGCGTCGTACTGTCTGCTGCGCTGGCGGAGCGTGGAGGCGACGACTACCGTCTAAAGCGCTCCCGCGTGGGCACGTTCAGCGCGCGTCGCTTTCGATCGCCAGCGGCAGCATCAGCGCTAGGCCAGGGCTGTGCTGATTGGCAAAGCGAACCCAGCGCAACAATGGGTCACGGAGCAGATCGAAAAAGTTGCCGGCGAGCGTGGCTCTGGCGCGCCCAACGAACTCGCCGTCGCGCACCAGCAGCGCCTGCGAGGTGGCCAGCGAGAAATTGCCGCTGCTGCGATCCTGTGTATGCAGGCCGAGCACGCCCAGCACCAGCAGCGCCTGATCCAGCGTCGCGCGCAGCGCGCTCCATTCGGTGACGCGTTCGGTTTCGAACAGCACACTCTCTGCGCCTCCCGGCGGCGTGGTTGGCGGCAGCCCTAGGCGCCGCGCGTACTTCAGATCGAGGATCGGCTGCCTGAGGTGGCCATGCTCGATGTACACCGTCGGCTGGCTGGGAAGGCCCTCAGCGGTATAGCGGAACGAGGCAATGCCCAGCGGCTGCCAGGGATCAACGCGTACGGTCAGATCGTCAGCAAACACCTGCCGCTGCGCGTGGAAGTCCTCGATGCGGAAGGGCGATTGGCCGTGGAAGATGGCCGCGCCGTTGAGGTTGCCCCAGACAAAAAAGCTCCACAGGCTGTAAGCTACGCGCGGATGGAGCACTACCAGGCGTTGTGCCCGTGGCAGGGCGGGCGCTGATTGCCGCAGCGCGCGCAGATACTCGCCCGCGCCCGCGAGCTGCGCGTCGATGGCTTCCATGGCCGGTAGCGTACGTTGGGCCAGGCTCTCGCCAATCAGCCCGTCGAAGACGGCGGAACAGCCGAAACTGGTGCTGGGTGTCTCCAGCGCCAGGCCCCGCGAGGTGCGCAGCCAGTGCCTGCCCAGGCTGGCGCCAACCCCGCCGTTGAGCGTGCGCGCCGTGTAACGCCCGGCGATGGCCTGCAGCCGCGCGACAACTTCGAACAGCACGCTGCTGCGCTCCTGGAATAGGGGAGGAATGTCTGCACTCCACAGCGGCACCTCATGCACCGTCTGCGGGCCGAGAAACTGCGCCGCGTCGGGATCATCGTAGGCGGCCTGCCGCGCGACCTGCAGCACCTGTTCGATGTTCGCCAGGCTGTTGCCATCCAGATTGCCGCGGCTCAGCCGGCCATCGCGCCACTGCACCAGAAAGTTCCCGCCGGTGGTATGACCATAGGCGAAGGGACTGTACACGCTCCCGACATCGTTGTCGCGAATGCCGAGACTGATGCCGCGCCGTTCGCTGAGGCTGATCCGATAATCAATGATATCGTCAACCCGCCCAAATACGGTTTGAAGGTCATCGATGTAGCTCATGCGCCAGCCTTTCGCAAATCTACCCCTGAAATCGCGATCACCTGCCGCCTACGCGCACGGCGGGATGCGGCTCCAGGTAGAGGAAGTAGTGCGAGCCGCCGGAGGAAGGCACGGATTGCCCGGCTTTACCGCAGAAGCCCATCGCGTCGAGCTGTAGTGGCCCGAAGCCGGCGCGGATCGCCTGGAGCGCAGCCTCGGTCTGGCCGCTGAAGATCGCCGGTTGGAACAGACGCACATCCTCAACGCTCAGTTCCCACAGCGCAGCGCAGTTGAAGACGAAATCGCCGCGTGCCGTGCTGACCTGGCCGCCCTTGTAACCAGCCAGGTAGATCACCGGTTGTCCGGCGCGCAGTAGGCCGGCATTGATCAGCGCAGCGCGCACTCGCTCCGGGGTCTGTTCCTCGAAGTCGCCGCTCAGCTCGTAGGCTTGGGGTAGTTCGATACGGATATTGGTCATGCGCGGCACGGGCACGGCGCCGTAGTGCTGCGCGCGCGCAGCATCGATCACGCGCGTACCAGCCCGCTGTGCCGAAAACAGATCTGCTAGCGCCTCTTCCAGGACCCCATCGCGCATGATGGTCGTCGATGTGCGTGGCAGGCCGTTGGGCGAGAACGGCTGATAGGCGTGATCACCGACGAGTGGCTCGTCGATGATCGTCACGCCAGGCGCGGCCAGGCGCTCGCCACGCCGAAACACGCCATCGCGACCCAGGATCGAGCTGCGCAGCCCGTCGGTTTCGGCCGCATGGCCGAAGGCTTCATGCGCCAACCCCTTGGCCATGGCGTAATCCATGACGATCGGATACGCGCCCGCCGGATAGCGCGGCGCGCCGATAAGGCGTTGCGCCGTCTCGGCGGCAGTGACGGTGCGGGCCATGAGGCGGGTGCGCTCTTCACGGAGCACGCTGTAGCCGGTGCGCGCTAGCGATGCATTGACGGTATGCGTTGCGCCGTGCTGCCGCGCGGTAATGCTATTGACACAGTAGCCATGTGGCAGCAGGTAGCGTACATCCGTCCCGTCCGAGCGCACAATCCGCCATGTCTCGCGATCGATATGGAATAAGGTGCGTACGCTGAGCGCGTGTCCCAGGCGTCGCGTCTCGTGATTGAGCGCTTCGACCAGCCCTTGGACCTGCTCCAAGCTCAGCGCATCGATCGGCTCGACCCCGGGCGGCACAACCTCTGCGTGCAAAGGCTCGACCTCGAAGATCGCCGGGTTGCGCTCCAGGCCGGCAGCCGCGGCGGCGCGCAGGCCGGCGATCGCCGCGCGTAGTGCCTCTTCGGTGTCCGTTGGAGTGAGGCGATCGGTGGCAGCGAAGGCGGTATGCCCCTCGCGATCGAAGACATGCATGCCCAGCCCTTCGGTCAGCGTAGCGGTTACGCCCTCGACCCGTCCATTAACCGCCGTCACGCTCCGACCGGCAACGCGTTGCAGGCGAGCGATGACATACACCTGTTGGCGCTGTGCCTCATCCAGCAGATGGGCGAGGAGATCGTCGTGTTCGTTGAGCAGTGTGTGCCTCATCGTCGCCCCCGGTCTCCGTGTTGTCGGCTGTTTGCTCGCGTAGGGCCGATGCACGCCAACCATGCCTGATCTCCTCCCAGAGCCCCAGGCTGCTAGTCTCCACCCAGGGCGCGCTGGAAGAACGCGGCCATGCGCTGCAGGTAGAGCTGATTGGCCGCGCCGCGGAACGAGTGCGGCTGGCCGGGATACTCAAACCATTCCACCGCTTGGCCGGCGGCAACCAACCCCTGGTACAGTGCTTCGGGCCAGGCGCGCGGCACGGTTTCATCGGCCGTGCCCCAGTGGATCTGCACCGGCAGGTTGGCATGCTGCAGGTAGGGCAGCGGCGAGAGGCGGCGGTAGAGCTCGGGTGCCTGATCGGGCGTGACCGGAAATTCGATCTCCAGCCGATCGATCACCCCGCTGCGTCGTCCGGGCGGTTGGTTACGGCGCTGTGCCCAGCGTTCGGCGCGGAACCGGTAGTCTTCGGCGATGTTGAGCGAGGCCGGCGCGTAGATCAGTGCCGCGCCGATCTGATCGCTGACCACCATAGCCTTGGCGGTAATGGCGCCACCATTGCTATGCCCCCACATGCCGATCTTGCCGGGCTGTGCTTCGGGGAGCTGCTGTGCCAGCGGGATCAGGTGCAGGACATCGATCACGTGGCCGGCGCGAAACAGATTGGGCGCGTCGTCCGATCCCGCATGTGAACGAAAATCAGGCGAGAGCGTTAAAAAGCCGCGATTGGCCAGATAGTCGGCGGCCAGTTGCGTGCCGTTGCCGGTCTGATAGACATCCAGCGGGTAGTAGCCATGGTTGAGGATCACCACCGGAAACGGTCCGGCGCCATGGGGACGGTTGATCATGCCGGTGAGGCGTAGCCCATCGCCGCGGTAGGCGAAGAGGTAGCGCGTGAAGTTGGGCGTCTCTTCCAGCACGCGCACGATCTCGATCGGGCCTTCCGTGCCGAACTCGCCTCGCGCCCAACGCTGACGCAGGCCCTCGATGGTGTAGGGCGCATACTGGGCAAAAGGATCGGGCGTGGCGGTGGGCGGCGCGGTAGCGGTGGGTGCGGACGTAGCAGTGGGCTGTGGCATGTCGGTCGGCAACGGCGTGCGCGTCGTGGTGGCCGCCGGCGTGCCGGTCGAGGCGCTGACCGGCGTCAGCGCTGGGCGTGTCCGTGCGGTAGGCGTGATGGTCGGCGCTTCTGCCAGCGGGGAAGCGCACGCGGCAAGCCCGGCCAGCAGCCAGAACCATGCCAGAATGCGGATCGCCATAGCGCTGTCCTTTGCTAGCGTCCCTGTGCGCCGAGAATCGCATCATAGACGCGCGTTGCCAGGGTATTCGGGTCGGTGGCGGCCCGGTTGACGCCCAGCGCCACGATGATGCTGCGGTCGGGCGTGGCGCTCTGCCGAGCGGAAGCCGCCAAAGCCGCCGATGTGCTCGACCACGCGGCTGGCTTCGGCGGGTCGCGGCTGACCATCCGGCGCGGGACCGATCGGCAGCCGGTGGCGCATGCTGCCCAGGCCGTACTCCAGCTCAGGCATATTGTACTGCCCCTTGCCGTTCACGATGGTGAGCATGCTTTGCGGCGTAGCCGGCTGGAGCAGCTGGCCGCCCAGCAGCGCATCGATGAAGCGCCGCACATCATCGGGCGTCGAGACCAGGTTGGCGGTGGCAAAGGCGAAGCTCATGACCACGTTGGTTTGATCGGCGTTCTGGCCATAGCCGCGCGCGGCGGTGAGCGGAATAGCCGGATCGGGCGCGAAAAAGGTGTGTTCCAGTGCCAGTGGCGTGAAGATGCGCCGACGCATCTCGTCGCCGAGCGGATTGCCGGTGAGGCGCTCCACGAGCATGCCCAGGATCACGTAGTTCGTGCTGGAGTAGTCCCAGTTGCCCGGCGTGCCCGGCGCAAAGGCCGGCGGAAACTGCGTGGCGTACGCGACCAGCTCCTGAGGAGCAAACGTGCGCTGTGGATCGCGGTAGGCCTGCACCACATAGGCGCGGTCTTCCAGGTAGTCGTACAGGCCGGTGGTGTGCTGCAACAGGTCATGCACGCGGATCGCCTCGGCGTTGGGCACCAGGCCGGGTAGGTAAGCCGCCAGCGGATCGTCCAGCGCCAGCGCGCCCTCCTCGACGAGCTGCAGCACCACGATGGCGGTGAAGATTTTGCTGATGCTGGCGATGCGGAGGTTGGTCTCCGGTGTCAGCGGGCGGCCCGGCTGGCGGTCGGCAACGCCGCTGGCGCCGTTCCAGGGCTCGTAGCCCCGGATCGCGACCGAGACGATCGCGCCGGGGATCTGTCCGTTGGCGACCGTTTCGTCCAGAATCTGTTGGAGTCGGGCTGCCAGCGCGGCCTCGAACGGTTGCAGGGCTTGCTGCGTCGGCGTCGGAGTAGCGCTTGGCGCGCGGGTGACGGTTGGGCTAGCGGTGGACATGGCATAAGGCGTGGCGCTTGACGGCGCCGGGCTGCGGCTGGGCATGGCGCGCGCCGGTGCCGGGCTGGCGGCCGGTGTCGGCGCGACTGTAGGCGATCCGGGAACGGGCGGCACGGCCTGCTCGGCGAGGGGTGAGGCGGCGGGCGCGCTGCAGGCGCCGGCGCTCAGCAACACGCCGCCGAGCAGCAGGGCGTGCGGCCAGCGTGCGCGTGGTCGGCGTAACGGTTGCGGAAGGTCGCAGGGCATAGTCAGCAGTTTGGGGCCGACACCGCGGCCGCGTATGTGCGGCGCGAGGTAAAAATCCTCGATGTAGGCGTAGGGCGGGGCCTGCCACGCCGAGAGCCGGTAGGCGATCTGCAGGCAGCCGACCTGGCTCATCATCGATCGTTGCAAGCAGAAAGTCGCGCGCGCCGCTCCTGAGCAGCGCCTCAACAACGGTGGTAATCTCGTCGATCGGGGCGGGATCGGCCTGTTCTTTGGTCGCCAGCGCATGGATCAGCGCCGCCAGCTGTGGCGCGTTCCGGCCGGCACAGCTCGATCACGAGTCGTCGCATCGGTCACGCGTTCCTGGATCATCGCTTCGCTATCAGGAGCCAGAGGCGAGAAGCAATGCACAATTGGCGATGCGCAGCGCCGCCAGCCTCTCGCTTCCCGTATCTACCCTCCCTGCATCCCTTATGCCGGATGCTTGGCAGTGGTGAGTAGCTAGTGCGCAGGACGGAGCTGCGTGCCGTTGAGTTGATATCAGTGAACCCCATACATTGTTGACCAGGATGTCGAGGCGTCCCTGTTCCTGTCGGATACGCTCGAAGACGGCCGCAACCTGTGCGTCATCGCGATGATCACAGCGGATAGCGATCCCATGCCGGCCACACTGGTTGACTTCAGCTGTGGTTGGCTGAATCGTGCCGGGGAGCGCAACCGTCGCTTCCCCTCGATGATGGTACGACCGGTGATATACACCGTCGCGCCGGCCGTGCCCAGACCCAGCACACCCCCTTTGCCGACACCCCGACTTGCGCCTGTCACCAGCGCGACCTTGCCTGCCAGCGGTGTCATCACTCCCTCCGTGAGGCGTTGGTTCATCGGCAACAGCATACTCTACGCTCCCCCTGTGACACCAACGGTCACAAGCACGGGAGATTGGGGGAAATCGACCCGGCACAAGCGAGATTCAGGTGCGCCGACGCGCTTTCTCGTTGATCACTGTGCCGTCAATCATGCTGCCTCTTTGGCTGCGGATGGCCGGTAGAGGAGCACTGGCGTTTCCGCACTGCGCATCACTTTATCGGCGATGCTACCAAGTAGCCAGCGCGTTAGGCCGCTGTACCCATGCGTTGTGAGCGCAATCGTGCTTGTGTCATGACGTGCAGCTTCAAGGATTGCGCCAGCGATGTTGTCGGCGCGCACAATCTGCGTGGCTACTGTCCAACCTTCCATACGCAGTCGTTCAGCGACACCTTGGAGATAGGTGTGTGCTTCTGCCTCGCGCTGTCGGTTAATCTCGTCCTGAACCTCTCGCGCTCTACTATCTGGCAGGAAGTGCCGAGCAGTAAAGGGAGGGACCACCCGCAGTAGCGTAAAGCGCGCACCGGTCAGGCGACCAAGGGCAAGCGCCGGCTCTAGTATTTGCTCGGCCAGTGGCGATCCATCCAGTGGGATCAGGATCTGCGTGAAAGGATCTGCCTCTGATGGTGACTCATCCGGCCGTGGGCGGAGGAGCAAGAGTGGCACTGTACAACGCCGCACCAGTCCGTCAGCCACGCTACCCAGCCAAGTGCGGCTTAGCCCACCTCGTCCGTGAGTTGTCATCACCACCAGGTCGATCGCATGCGTTTCGGCATACTCGGCTAGGCTAGGCACAATCGGTGGCATCAGGATCTGTACGGTGATCGTCAGATCTGGGTGGGCGGCGCGCGCGCGTTCAGCCACACCCTCCATATAAGCATGCGTATGCGCCTGACTCAATGTCCGCAGCTCCGTATCGATCACCGGCAGCCCTTCGACATAGAGGATCGGGTAGATCACGTCTACATGTACCAGATGTACGGCTGCGCGGCTGGCAGCGGCCAAGCGTAAGGCAACTGGGAGTGCCTGCTCACTAAAGGCTGATCCATCGAGTGGTACAAGGATCCCGCGATACATAGCGCCTCCACATACGACGAGGACATTACCCTA includes:
- a CDS encoding serine hydrolase; this encodes MSQVGCLQIAYRLSAWQAPPYAYIEDFYLAPHIRGRGVGPKLLTMPCDLPQPLRRPRARWPHALLLGGVLLSAGACSAPAASPLAEQAVPPVPGSPTVAPTPAASPAPARAMPSRSPAPSSATPYAMSTASPTVTRAPSATPTPTQQALQPFEAALAARLQQILDETVANGQIPGAIVSVAIRGYEPWNGASGVADRQPGRPLTPETNLRIASISKIFTAIVVLQLVEEGALALDDPLAAYLPGLVPNAEAIRVHDLLQHTTGLYDYLEDRAYVVQAYRDPQRTFAPQELVAYATQFPPAFAPGTPGNWDYSSTNYVILGMLVERLTGNPLGDEMRRRIFTPLALEHTFFAPDPAIPLTAARGYGQNADQTNVVMSFAFATANLVSTPDDVRRFIDALLGGQLLQPATPQSMLTIVNGKGQYNMPELEYGLGSMRHRLPIGPAPDGQPRPAEASRVVEHIGGFGGFRSAERHARPQHHRGAGRQPGRHRPEYPGNARL
- a CDS encoding universal stress protein, which translates into the protein MYRGILVPLDGSAFSEQALPVALRLAAASRAAVHLVHVDVIYPILYVEGLPVIDTELRTLSQAHTHAYMEGVAERARAAHPDLTITVQILMPPIVPSLAEYAETHAIDLVVMTTHGRGGLSRTWLGSVADGLVRRCTVPLLLLRPRPDESPSEADPFTQILIPLDGSPLAEQILEPALALGRLTGARFTLLRVVPPFTARHFLPDSRAREVQDEINRQREAEAHTYLQGVAERLRMEGWTVATQIVRADNIAGAILEAARHDTSTIALTTHGYSGLTRWLLGSIADKVMRSAETPVLLYRPSAAKEAA
- a CDS encoding metallopeptidase TldD-related protein; amino-acid sequence: MSYIDDLQTVFGRVDDIIDYRISLSERRGISLGIRDNDVGSVYSPFAYGHTTGGNFLVQWRDGRLSRGNLDGNSLANIEQVLQVARQAAYDDPDAAQFLGPQTVHEVPLWSADIPPLFQERSSVLFEVVARLQAIAGRYTARTLNGGVGASLGRHWLRTSRGLALETPSTSFGCSAVFDGLIGESLAQRTLPAMEAIDAQLAGAGEYLRALRQSAPALPRAQRLVVLHPRVAYSLWSFFVWGNLNGAAIFHGQSPFRIEDFHAQRQVFADDLTVRVDPWQPLGIASFRYTAEGLPSQPTVYIEHGHLRQPILDLKYARRLGLPPTTPPGGAESVLFETERVTEWSALRATLDQALLVLGVLGLHTQDRSSGNFSLATSQALLVRDGEFVGRARATLAGNFFDLLRDPLLRWVRFANQHSPGLALMLPLAIESDAR
- a CDS encoding alpha/beta hydrolase family protein, which produces MAIRILAWFWLLAGLAACASPLAEAPTITPTARTRPALTPVSASTGTPAATTTRTPLPTDMPQPTATSAPTATAPPTATPDPFAQYAPYTIEGLRQRWARGEFGTEGPIEIVRVLEETPNFTRYLFAYRGDGLRLTGMINRPHGAGPFPVVILNHGYYPLDVYQTGNGTQLAADYLANRGFLTLSPDFRSHAGSDDAPNLFRAGHVIDVLHLIPLAQQLPEAQPGKIGMWGHSNGGAITAKAMVVSDQIGAALIYAPASLNIAEDYRFRAERWAQRRNQPPGRRSGVIDRLEIEFPVTPDQAPELYRRLSPLPYLQHANLPVQIHWGTADETVPRAWPEALYQGLVAAGQAVEWFEYPGQPHSFRGAANQLYLQRMAAFFQRALGGD
- a CDS encoding TldD/PmbA family protein encodes the protein MRHTLLNEHDDLLAHLLDEAQRQQVYVIARLQRVAGRSVTAVNGRVEGVTATLTEGLGMHVFDREGHTAFAATDRLTPTDTEEALRAAIAGLRAAAAAGLERNPAIFEVEPLHAEVVPPGVEPIDALSLEQVQGLVEALNHETRRLGHALSVRTLFHIDRETWRIVRSDGTDVRYLLPHGYCVNSITARQHGATHTVNASLARTGYSVLREERTRLMARTVTAAETAQRLIGAPRYPAGAYPIVMDYAMAKGLAHEAFGHAAETDGLRSSILGRDGVFRRGERLAAPGVTIIDEPLVGDHAYQPFSPNGLPRTSTTIMRDGVLEEALADLFSAQRAGTRVIDAARAQHYGAVPVPRMTNIRIELPQAYELSGDFEEQTPERVRAALINAGLLRAGQPVIYLAGYKGGQVSTARGDFVFNCAALWELSVEDVRLFQPAIFSGQTEAALQAIRAGFGPLQLDAMGFCGKAGQSVPSSGGSHYFLYLEPHPAVRVGGR